gtatttttatttgcctgaaaatttgtcctgtgttttattaccatcaaaaaacataattaattaataataattaaaattaataataaaattatcatgAAAATTCAAGTTTTCATTTAAATTTGCATATTAATGATgaatttacttaataaattatGATACAGTGCTTTCCCTCACACAAAAGTAAATGGTGGTAGTAAAAATGATCGGTATCAGTATCGGCTGGTCTTGTATTTACTTGGTACTGGATCTAGCCAAAATTTTGCAGTATTGCACATCCCTTTAAGCTTTTGTTGATGTGAACCAGTGGAATGACCCCCCACCCATTTAAACTAAATGCGAAAAAActgaaagagacaaaaagaaaaaaaatactgaaagcgaAAACAGATTTCTTATTAAGGTAAAACACAAAACTGAATAGTAAACTctctatttaatattaaatattctcaGCAGGCCACTAAGTtcaatagacgttaatttcaggttacatgttggtcatgacgtcaaaTGACCAAAAATGTACTCCATTATtataacgtctaatactgttacatAACTGCAGGGTCTGTTtacaaacatgattttaaaaaatcttgatattAATAATAGTTCTCTCGTTTTCAAATTTAAATTTCTTGGTTATGGATTATAGTTTGGTTCTCAAAAACTTTTGACCCTATTTTGACGCCATACACATGTATTAAGTTCCAAAAAATAAAAGGTCATGAAACCTTTTTGAATTACTTTGTGTTATACTCAGTTATGTAAAAATGTGTACAAATGCGTGGAATTCCACATTGGCAGGCATGGTAACTGCATGGCAACACTTTGTAAAACATttatgtaattaaaatatttggCTGTTTGGCCTTCAATTAATAGTGTTTGTGATACTGATTATAATCACTGGGTGGCAATGTCATAAAAGGATTTTATACTATGCACTTATACATCCGATCAAAAGTGTTTTCACTGTGTAAACTTTACAAATGTTAAACCCTGCAATAAGGCTTTCATCGCTAACCCAATTTTCAGTAAATTATACTAGAATGTAAACCTTAAAAATCGTTTATTAAGGAACATAAGAACACATAAGACATAAGTGTTAAGAGCAATCAGACCAGACCAAGCCTTATAACTTTAAGAAAGGTAACAGTTAAGAAATCATCTCATGCccacaatttattttttaactcaGAAAAAATACTACTTTTAGTAAATTGTAAGAAACACTGCTAGTCTGAGTTACTATTAACTCCACATTAATTACTCAGAGTTACATATCTTACAGAGAACCACTTAcaaattatgtctcctttatagtaAAGTAAAATTTTGATTCCAGTTAGTTTTAGCCTTATTGAATTGGCACAGAAGCTTTAGTTTCATTAGCTTCTGTgctaatattgtttatttatgaaAACTGTTATATACTGCTATAATTGCTTTAATATGTGTTAGtgctttaaaatattataaaatgaagCTGCATTGCATTTGATTCCACTGCTTACGGTCAAGTTTTATCAGTCTGTTTTTTATATGCCTTAAATGTCAgctcataatataaatatataccatcATCCTTGATGAAGAAAGATTAATAATAACTTCATCTGAACAACAAATCAATGCCCTTACCCCAAATTTAGATAAAAGTATGGTATGGTCATGGACTACTTAACAATGTTACAACATGTGATGACAGAACTGTGTAAAAACAGACAAGTAAAGATAAATATTCAGAACAATATTTATTTCTTATGCTGGCCTGATATCACTGTGATATTGATGAAGAAAGAAAGCAATGTAAAACACAGTTAATGACAAAAAATACCCaaaataattttaagttttaaaaaatgtgtttacagAAAGTGTCATTATTGTTTTTGCCTGGGGCTCCCAAATCACTAAACCCATCCCTGAATACAacacactacaccacaccaataaaataaacatatatatatatatcaatgttCTTAAGTGTGGATATATAGAAAAAGGTATATAAGCTCTGGTGCAACAATGCAGAATAGTGCAAATGTCTGTTGAATCTCTGCAATATTTGTTGTCCTGTGCGATTGTCGAATCATCAGCATTTGGTCGTCTTGACTTGGTGACCCCGATGCTTCATGCAGGTTTGGTCGTAATTGTGAGCTgcaataaaaaaatctgtgattagtctaacagAAGAATGTTCACTAATCTGACTGGTATCACAAGTATAAAGAAAATAAGTACGGTAGGATAAAAGTAGGATAAGTATACTCTACCTTCCAGTTCTGCTTGCCAAACCGAATCTCGTAGGTGGTGTTGGGCAGCAGATCTGAGATCACAAGGATTTCTTGTCCATTTTGCCACGTCAGCTTCTGCTCCTGTGCCTTGTCCCCATCGGCCACTTTCTTGTATGAAATCGCTTGAGAAGCTGCCTTTACTGAATGTCTCAAGCTTATGCTGCTGTCGCTGACCTCGGCCACCTCTGGCTCGTATTTGTTCTGGTAGTTGACATAGTCCAAATGACAGTTTGTGTACAGTCTGACAGCAGCACCTCGCGTGTACGGGTAGCTGATGTAGCTGATGATGGACAGGTTGCGATCAGCAGCTCCTTTACAAAAGAGCTTTAGAGACTCTCTCATGATCTTGGAGATGTCAGGAGATTTGTACCAAGGCTGAGATTTGCTTGGCGGCGGCAGGTCGCAGGGTAAACGCTCCATTTTAGTGAACTTCTCCGAGTGCAGGCAGAGCTTGAGGGAGTTCAGGTAGAGGTCGTCTTCTCCAAGAGAGGAGAACACAAACGCCCACACGCTTTTATTCTTAGGATCGTACAGCACTTTGTCCAGGTCTTCGGGAGAAACGATCTGGACGTCTTGGACATTAATATCGTTTATGTAGGATTTGATGATGCTAACTTCAGTCTCCCGCTCTTTCAGCCAGTTGTCCATGCTGTTGTGTGAAAAGGGTGACTCTGCATGAAGTTTGAACACCTTTTCCAGCTTGTCCTCTTTCTCTACACCTTTTCTGATTTCAGGAAGGATTGTGAAGAGGTTCTCTTTCAACATAAGTGTGTATTTCTGAAGATTTGTTACAAAAGTCTGCATGTTCCTGACGATGTCTGTGGCCTGTATGGAGCTGCTCTCCTTAGACACGTCGTTTGCTCTCATTTGCGCCGTGGCCAGCTGCTCCATTATACCCTGTATCTTAATGCAGTTCTTTTCACTGATTTCATGCTTCAGCTTCGGAACTGAGGACATGATTTCTCTTAATGGGACAAGCCAGAACTTCTTGGGCACTGCTTTCTCCTTGTTTGATCCAAGTAGTTTGGGAAGCTCTCTGTAGACTTTTACTGCCTGTTCAAAGTTGGCGGGGTTCTCTTCCAAATCAAAATCTCCATAGAAGGTACAACCGAAGTTCTGCACTTTCTTTCTATCATCTTCGGTCATTTCAACCTTTCCCTCAACGTTGACGCTAAACATACCGATCTTGTTGAGCATTGAATTGATGTTTGCTTTAACCGTTTTTTTCTGCTGCTCGGTCGTCACTGTTTCGCTGAACACCATCAGAGCTTCTGCGCCATATTCCACTCCAGTAATGACGTGAGTGGCACTTAATTTATGAATTGACTTTTTCTTCCCCATCTGGCTCAAGTTAAGGTGCTCAGTCTTGGTCATGACGCTGTACTGGATAGTTGCCCTGCAATCATGTGTAGATGACGATCTGTCGTTCAAGTAGCAGGATGAACCCTCAGTCTTTACTAACCCTGCATGTAAGCTCGCGCTCAGAGAAGAACTGATTTGTAGCaattttgttttttcttccaGCGAGTCAGACAGAGATATGTTAACAAAGGTCTGTGGCCTTTCGGTCACAACCTTGTTCTTTTCGATGCTCTCCATATCCCACAAGTAGACtccttaaaacaaaaaaaatgtcaataagATGTTTGTGATGTCTCTTagattttcttgtttgttttaagCACCGGGAACAAGATTACCACTTACCTGGAACATAGGAATCATTGCGGCAATCGTACAGCATTCCCAAATGAAGATGCCGTCCAACCGCTGCAACAGCGATTGTTTTTTCTGTACCTTTGTCCCCACGCTTTAAGAGGTTCATGCTAAAAGAAACGTAGGTTATGGTATGCAGGACATAGTAACAAATTAGGAAAACGTACATTTTCATTGTTAGAGAATGTTTACCCTTTCAGACCCAGCTTTCATTACAATAGAAAACatgtacttaattttttaaagtttagtgGCACATAACGCTATTGGAGACCTACTGTCTATCAgtatagaccatgaaccagccaatggaCAGTAGATTATCCCCCACTACACTGGAAAAAACTCAGCAACTTAGATATTAGGGCTAGGCAGCAATAGAGCCAAAAAGGTCTGTTTTCTTACTAACTTtcctgtttattttactgtttaggcaTGGTTTGTGAAGCACAAAGATTGATATCAAATGTAATATACAAatgttaaaggaacaatcagtaataaatgagagtaaatgtgtgaaatggctacaagaGGGCAATTTTCAAACTCTGCAGCCACACACTCCTTCCCAGATTCCAAGCtcatgtgggttgccagattgcacACAATAGCAAGCGATaacaagtcttactctgtagctgattgGTGAGTAAATTCatttcaatgtctaaaatgccaATCTCTACTACGCTAGTGGTGGAAATACTATACTATGCAGCTATGGTTAGCaatcttactgaagctcagtgtttACCTGTTTAGCCAAAAATATGCCAGTTtgcccatttccatggctgcagcacactgtttccAATACAATAACACAGGCTTCTAATACAATAAACTTGAAACAAATCAATTGCATTGCAGTTTTAGTTCAGTTGATCTAATTTTTATATATAGTACATATTAGgacttttttgtgtgtattacagacagaaacaCTGTCTGTAACATTGTTATATTCTACATGAGAATCACATCAGTAATGACAGATAATCACTTAAAAATGTTCATGCATCAAGTCCTACATGAAAAATGTACTGATATGGTCATATACCGTATTCTGCTAATATTCTCCTATTttgctttatttccttttttgtaACAAAAATGTTAGacatttttactattaaaatattaTTCTATGTGTCGTCGTAAAGTACCTTTAACCTCACATACCTGTATCTGTTGTCTGCTGTCGTCCACCGTCTGTGGCAACTGTTCATAAATCTGgagttttacatatttatatctTGGCTGCATGCAGAATCACTCATGTGAAGAGCGCTGGGAGTGGCATTAAATGGTATAAAATGTGTGTGCTTAAGACTGAAGAGATTAAATTCTAACTAATTGAGTGTGTTTACTGAGTGTGTTTTATTAAGGGTGTCTCCCTCTTTCACACGATACAGCTTGATACACACTGATGAAccaattttctacatttttagtttttcaatgtattttttttcttctttgatcTCAGTTACATTCTTTAGTTACAGTTTTCCTCAATTAGATTCTGATATTTTtggtcatttgtcatggaaaaatgTGATTTGAGTGTAAGGCCAAGATCTCCCACCGCTTTCCTTGGGTCgggctctgttttttaatgctacttttaaattatataaagctatggcatgataatctcaatatagaaaagtaacaaatcaaactgtgttttaaataaaatgttgcacaagttagaatttTATGAATTACGCAGCTGTGGAACTGCAGCAAACACTGCGCACACCTCCTCCAATTGTGTTTTGTGCTAAGGCTGTAGTATGCTTAAAATTATTTGTTcacaaagtgttttatattcttaaacattttttattaaattagaatAGATATTAATAGACATATTAATAGATAGGAGTAATTATGTTATGGTTCTTGATCTATTTCGGTGtaatgagtgtgcagtgtgtagccTTATTGttgttatatgtttttttcacttattctttatgtttaaaataaaaaaaaaagtttgttcagaaaCATGTTGTTTTATACCTTTAAACAttgtctgtgcttcttcagtgttgcactgttaattaacataattctgaatagATTTTGCTCATTCCAACAGCCTGAAAAGGTTTTTAAATAGCCCAGTtataatgctctacttactaaaaaggGTCTTGTTTTAATCGGCTCGGGCTCACAAAAACAGGGGCAGCTCGTGTCGGGCATAAAGTACAAAGAAACTTAAAACAATATCCACAGGTGACTGTGGAGCACCTGTTGGCTGTTTTCCTGTCTGCagcccaactcatcccaaaccatctCAACTGGTATCAGGTCAGGCGATTATGGATTATATCACACATGTGCTCCTCATAGTTTTGATATCTTTAATGTTCATGTAATCTTActattaaatgagaaggtgtattCAAACTTTTAATATAGCACAATGTATAACATGACACTAATGATTGCACATCACATGGTATCACAGTACATGAAAACCACATAGGCTAGAAAAGTCGTTAACTTTACTTCATGGGTAAAGGAGTTGTTTTCTCCGTTAACCCATGTGTAAACTCAACACCTTTCTGAGGAGCTGGTGTGCTGTTCCACAGAGCTCCCAGTGCAAACACTAAACGTGTCTAAACTGCTTACAGTAACCACCTTTATTAATCTtggaaataaaactttttttctaagaaaacaaacacatttcAATGAGGTGACAAATATTCTTGAATCCTTAGTTTTCTAATCTTGTAAATGTGTCTCTATTTACTTTTCCTTTAGTGCTTCTTTCAAAGCATTTAGCCTGCACTGTAAAGAGAACActcccactaaacaaagagacgttgaaacgacgtcttttctaggtcatttttgcacgtccaattttggtctcctgaaggtgcagactgtgacgccagacgacgtcttttttctgacgtcttctgcacgtccagtattgacgtcctccagacctccggataagggctaattctagtttaaattaagtcgttgtggacgtcttttctatgtgaaatttacatgtatacgtttttatagaccaactactttgaggctccctgcataactgtagtgccatttcagacggtggcaactgttccattgttccagcttcagcagataactggaaacgcatacaaagctaagccaaacaattactggaacaggttcacaaccttctggaactagttatgcatgttagttatacacaatatgctttacaaataaattgcatttcaaccctctcattttttccaaaacatgtcaacctgcaaagaaccagtaaaagcaagggataaattaattacccccatcttaccagtgttgattttaaattgaccctttctgtttggggaaacattaatataataataaaaataatgagtaaatctcatttggggttaatgcctttattttacatcaacataacatacaccttagattcacaccataacaatttcactaaacatttaccttcccttaaaactattacacctttaacattacaccttcccttaacaatattataccttcccttaacactattacacctttacattacaccttcccttaacaatattataccttcccttaacactattacacctttacattacaccttcccttaacaatattacaccttcccttaacactattacacctttacatttcaccttccctcaacactattacaccttccctcaacactattacaccttccctcaacactatcacacctttccactacaccttcccttaacaccattacaactttccattacacctttccattacaccttcccttaacatcattatactttcattcaGATTCTAGGTCCAGAGAaacagcggtgtgtcctccacgtctttgtggtgcatgtttgagatgctccgaagtacACATCCAtatgaagtcctcggtggctgtcccgtcacatttc
This genomic interval from Astyanax mexicanus isolate ESR-SI-001 chromosome 1, AstMex3_surface, whole genome shotgun sequence contains the following:
- the LOC103046220 gene encoding verrucotoxin subunit beta isoform X1; its protein translation is MKMYVFLICYYVLHTITYVSFSMNLLKRGDKGTEKTIAVAAVGRHLHLGMLYDCRNDSYVPGVYLWDMESIEKNKVVTERPQTFVNISLSDSLEEKTKLLQISSSLSASLHAGLVKTEGSSCYLNDRSSSTHDCRATIQYSVMTKTEHLNLSQMGKKKSIHKLSATHVITGVEYGAEALMVFSETVTTEQQKKTVKANINSMLNKIGMFSVNVEGKVEMTEDDRKKVQNFGCTFYGDFDLEENPANFEQAVKVYRELPKLLGSNKEKAVPKKFWLVPLREIMSSVPKLKHEISEKNCIKIQGIMEQLATAQMRANDVSKESSSIQATDIVRNMQTFVTNLQKYTLMLKENLFTILPEIRKGVEKEDKLEKVFKLHAESPFSHNSMDNWLKERETEVSIIKSYINDINVQDVQIVSPEDLDKVLYDPKNKSVWAFVFSSLGEDDLYLNSLKLCLHSEKFTKMERLPCDLPPPSKSQPWYKSPDISKIMRESLKLFCKGAADRNLSIISYISYPYTRGAAVRLYTNCHLDYVNYQNKYEPEVAEVSDSSISLRHSVKAASQAISYKKVADGDKAQEQKLTWQNGQEILVISDLLPNTTYEIRFGKQNWKLTITTKPA
- the LOC103046220 gene encoding verrucotoxin subunit beta isoform X2 is translated as MNSCHRRWTTADNRYSMNLLKRGDKGTEKTIAVAAVGRHLHLGMLYDCRNDSYVPGVYLWDMESIEKNKVVTERPQTFVNISLSDSLEEKTKLLQISSSLSASLHAGLVKTEGSSCYLNDRSSSTHDCRATIQYSVMTKTEHLNLSQMGKKKSIHKLSATHVITGVEYGAEALMVFSETVTTEQQKKTVKANINSMLNKIGMFSVNVEGKVEMTEDDRKKVQNFGCTFYGDFDLEENPANFEQAVKVYRELPKLLGSNKEKAVPKKFWLVPLREIMSSVPKLKHEISEKNCIKIQGIMEQLATAQMRANDVSKESSSIQATDIVRNMQTFVTNLQKYTLMLKENLFTILPEIRKGVEKEDKLEKVFKLHAESPFSHNSMDNWLKERETEVSIIKSYINDINVQDVQIVSPEDLDKVLYDPKNKSVWAFVFSSLGEDDLYLNSLKLCLHSEKFTKMERLPCDLPPPSKSQPWYKSPDISKIMRESLKLFCKGAADRNLSIISYISYPYTRGAAVRLYTNCHLDYVNYQNKYEPEVAEVSDSSISLRHSVKAASQAISYKKVADGDKAQEQKLTWQNGQEILVISDLLPNTTYEIRFGKQNWKLTITTKPA